The Mycolicibacterium mucogenicum DSM 44124 genomic sequence GCCGGCGCGCACATGCACCACGCGCCCACCTACGCGTACCGGTACGACTACGCGCCGCCGGCGCTGCATTGGACGGGCCTCGGTGCCACGCACGCCACCGAACTACTGGCGGTCTTCGACGTGTACCGCACTCCGCTGGGTTCGCTGCTGACCGCCGCCATGGACCGCAAGTCGGCGCTGCGGATCAGCAATGACGTGCAGAACCGGTGGCGCGCATTCGCCCGCACGGGCGTCCCGGGCGAGGACTGGCCACGGTACGACGCCGACGACCGCGCCGTCCTCGTCTTCGACCGCAAGACGCGTGTCGAGTTCGACCCCCGCGCCGAGCAGCGTCAAGCCTGGGACGGCTTTTCACTGGTCCACGGCTAGGTGTACTGACCACGGACGTTAGGTACGGCGTGGCGTGGTGACATGAAGAAGACCTCCGAGTGAAGTGCGAGCTGTCGAGGAACGCACCAACTCATCTCGGAGGTCTTCATGTCCCACCGTAATGCTCCTTTGTCCGATACCGGGCGTCTGCGCCTGGCTCGCTGCGTCGTGGAGGACGGTTGGCCGCTGCGGCGAGCTGCCGAGCGATTCCAGGTCGCGGTGAGCACGGCGGCTCGCTGGGCCGGCCGCTACCGCGAACTCGGCGCTGCCGGCATGAGCGATCGCAGCTCACGACCGCACCACAGCCCCAACAGAACACCCACACGAACCGAGCGGCGCATCATCAAAGTCCGGGTCATCCGCCGCTGGGGACCGGCCCGCATCGCCTATCTGCTAGGACTACAGCCCTCCACCGTGCACCGCGTGCTGACTCGCTATGGTCTGGCCAAACTGCGGTGGCTTGACCGCCCCACCGGGCGGGTTGTTCGCCGGATGGAATCAGCGGCATGCGGCGATCTGGTGCACGTCGATATCAAGAAACTAGGCAAGATCCCCGCCGGGGGCGGCTGGCGAAAGCTCGGCAAGGTATCGGGCAAGCGCAACTCCCGAGAAGACAAAACCGGTGGCGTCCGCGCCAAGAACGGCGACCCGGCCCGCGGGTATCACTACCTGCACACCGCGATCGATGCGCACTCGAGGCTGGTCTACTCCGAATTGTTGACCGATGAACGCAAAGAAACCGCCGCAGCGTTCTGGCAGCGCGCCAACGCCTGGTTCAACGAGTGTGGTTTCACGGTACAAAATGTGTTGACCGACAACGGATCCTGCTACCGGTCACACAAATTTCGTGATGCTCTGGGTGACATCAAGCACCGACGAACCCGCCCCTACCGTCCACAGACAAACGGCAAGGTCGAGCGTTTCCACCGCACGCTTGCCGACGAATGGGCCTACGCCCGGCTCTACCGCAGCGACGCCGAACGCTGCGCCGAGTTCCCGCGGTGGCTACACACCTACAATCACCATCGCGGCCACACAGCACTCAAAGGTCAACCACCCGCCAGCCGCGTACCTAACCTCTCAGGTCAGTACAGCTAGGCCGCTACTTCTTGACCACCTGGGTGCCGCCGGCAAGCTCGTCGTGCCGGCCCTGCTTGCAGGGGCTGGAGCTGATGGTGACGGCGATGAAGATGTACGCGATGAACGCCAGCAGCCCGCCGACCCACGGGATGATCGGGAGCAGCGTGAACGAGTTGCGGATGGCCGACTGCTTGAAGTCGGGCTTGGCCATGCCGTGGGGCCCACGGACGCTCAGGCCCAGCACCATCTTGCCGGGTGTTGCGCCGGCCAGTGCCTCGAACAGCACGAAGTACAGGAAGGTGCCCAGCCCGGAGAACAGGCCGGTCACCATGACATCGGACATCGAGCCGATCGAGAAGGCACCGAAGAAGGCCAGCACTCCGACGATCAGTCCGTCGATGAACCGTGCGAAGAAACGGGGCAGCAGGTCACCGGGATGCACCGGGGTGGGTGCGCCGTAAGCGCCTGACGTTGGGTAGTTCTCGCCATAGGTCATGGCGTCAATTTACTGCCGATCGGCCAGCAATATCTGGCTTAGCCGCGTAGTCGTGGCCTGGCCGTCCGCATTGCCGCCGGCGCCGTTCAACGCGTTCATCACGGCCAGGGTGAAACGTTGTCCGGGCCCGGCGAATCCGACGGTGTTGGTCACCCAGCCGCCCTGCTCGTCGGACCAGCCGTCCTTGTTGCCGGGCGCCATGTTCGGGCCGGCGCCCCAGACGCCCCACTGCTGGATCGGGTCGACGTTCTGCATGGCGCTCACGATCCAGGCGGTCTCGTTGGGCCGCAGCCGGGTCAGCATGTAGTTGACCATCTGGTCCAGATCATCGGTGGTCGACTTCTGAAAACCCCAGTAGGGGAACATGTCTCCGAATCCGCGTTGCGGTTGGACCCGCGTCATGCCGAAATGCGGGAAGTCGTTGTTGAAGATGGTGTGGTCGGGTCCGCCGTACCGCGTCCACAGTGTGTCGGCGGCGTCGTTGTCCGAGGTGTGCAGCATCTTGCCCATCAGCGCGATGTCGTTGTCGGTGAGCCGCAGGAGCCCGGCGCTCTGCCGCGCGAACAGGTCAACCACCATGCCGAGTTTGATGGTCGAGGCCGTCCAGACCATGTCTCCGGCATGCGAATTGCGGTACACCGCACCAGTTTTGCGGTCGCGCAGCACGTAGCCGACGGTGCCCGGTCGGGTCGCCAGGTAGGCGTCGGCCGCCGCGACGCGTTGCTGCGCGTCGCAGGCGCCGGTACATTCGGCGCGCGCGGCGGGCAGTGCGGGCCCGGTCAAGAGCGTTGCGACCAGTGCCGCCCTCAGCAGTTTCACGCCGGTAGCCTCCCAGATCTCGGTCAATGTCGTTCGGTGCCGACGGCTTCTGGGCGCGGCCACGTCGGCAGGGGCACCGGGCCGTCGCCCGGTCGCAGCCGGTCGAGCACGGCCCGCAGCGGTGGCCAATTGGTGCGACCCTTGCGGGTGACGGCGTAGGCGGTGTGGATCACCGTCGGCCCGGCCAGCGGAACCACCTTGATGCCTGCGCTCGTCGGCCGTTCCAGCGGCAGCAGTCCGACGCCGTATCCGGCGACGATGAGGTCCTCGACCAGTTCCAGGCTGTCGATCTGATGGGCGATGCGTGGGGTGAACCCGCTCAGCGCACCCAGCGTGCGGACGGCGTCCTCGTCAGCGGTGTTGCGGGAGTTGACGATCCAGGTCCGGTCCGCGTAGTCGGACAGCTCGGCGGGTCCGTGCGCTTCGTCGGCCGGCAGGCCCAGACCCCACGGAATCGACCACAGCGCAAAGCCTTCCAGCAGTGGGCTGGGGGAGGCCGGGGCCAGGTTGTAGTCGTAGGTCAGGGCCAGGTCCAGGTCGTCGTCGGTGAGCAGCGCGAATGCTTCGATGGGCTCGTATTCGCTGATGGCGACGTCGATTCCGGGGTGTTCCCGGGTCAGTTCCGCCAGGATCGGCAGCAGCGAGACGCGGATCCCGGTGGCGAAGCCACCGATCCGCAGTGTGCCGACGGGTTCGGCGTCGGAATCGAGGTCCAGGCGCGCCGCGTCGACGGCGGCGAGAATGGTCACGGCATGATCGGCCAGGCGCTGCCCGGCGGGTGTCAGCCTGACTCGGCGGCCTTCCGGCTCGATCAGTTGCGTGCCGGTCTCCTTGGCGAGTGCCGCGATCTGTTGCGACACCGTCGACGTCGTCAGATTGAGGTTCTCGGCGACGGCCCGCATCGACCCCAGGCGCGACAGCGCCAGCAAGAGGCGCAGCCGTCGGGTGTCCATCCGACCATTGTCCAGGGAATCTGCACGATTCTGCGTCATCTGGCCCGAAGTTATGAATATTTAGCCAATGTGCGACGATCCGAAAATGACCGCACGCCCAGCCCACTTCATCCCGATCGACGCCGATCGGGTCCAGCCGACCCGATTCGCCCAGAGTCTGTGGGGTGAAGACCACCTCAACGGTCCGGCGGTGGTGGGGTTGGCCGCCCACGCGCTCGGGGCCGCGTTCGGACTGCCCGACTTTCTGCCGGCCCGGCTCACCGTCGACCTGTTCCGTGCCGCGCGCGGGGTGCCGACGACGACCGAGGTGAAGCTGGTCCGGGACGGGCGACGCGTCCGCAATTCCGAGTGCGACGTGGTGCAGGACGGCGTGATCGTCGCCCGGGCCACGCTGGTGCAGTATCGGCTCGCTGAGGCGCCCCCTGGTGAGGAGTGGTTCGGCGCAACCGATTTCGAGCCGCCCGCGGAGATCGATGGCGGCCTGGCGCCGTACATCAGCAGTGACGGTGTCGGCTGGACGCGGACCATCGCCGAGCACCAGAACGCGGGTCGCAAGCGTTACGTCAACCAGCCCCTCGACGTCATCGAAGGCGAGACCAACACACCGTTCGTCCGGGCTG encodes the following:
- a CDS encoding acyl-CoA thioesterase domain-containing protein, translated to MTARPAHFIPIDADRVQPTRFAQSLWGEDHLNGPAVVGLAAHALGAAFGLPDFLPARLTVDLFRAARGVPTTTEVKLVRDGRRVRNSECDVVQDGVIVARATLVQYRLAEAPPGEEWFGATDFEPPAEIDGGLAPYISSDGVGWTRTIAEHQNAGRKRYVNQPLDVIEGETNTPFVRAAVAAEGTSMVTNLGTAGIGYINGDLTVALTRLPQDDWVGVEAETHWADRGIAVGATTLYDSAGPIGTGLTTAVSNPAAQIDFGHSRFPDRIRREL
- a CDS encoding IS481 family transposase, with protein sequence MSHRNAPLSDTGRLRLARCVVEDGWPLRRAAERFQVAVSTAARWAGRYRELGAAGMSDRSSRPHHSPNRTPTRTERRIIKVRVIRRWGPARIAYLLGLQPSTVHRVLTRYGLAKLRWLDRPTGRVVRRMESAACGDLVHVDIKKLGKIPAGGGWRKLGKVSGKRNSREDKTGGVRAKNGDPARGYHYLHTAIDAHSRLVYSELLTDERKETAAAFWQRANAWFNECGFTVQNVLTDNGSCYRSHKFRDALGDIKHRRTRPYRPQTNGKVERFHRTLADEWAYARLYRSDAERCAEFPRWLHTYNHHRGHTALKGQPPASRVPNLSGQYS
- a CDS encoding LysR family transcriptional regulator, with protein sequence MDTRRLRLLLALSRLGSMRAVAENLNLTTSTVSQQIAALAKETGTQLIEPEGRRVRLTPAGQRLADHAVTILAAVDAARLDLDSDAEPVGTLRIGGFATGIRVSLLPILAELTREHPGIDVAISEYEPIEAFALLTDDDLDLALTYDYNLAPASPSPLLEGFALWSIPWGLGLPADEAHGPAELSDYADRTWIVNSRNTADEDAVRTLGALSGFTPRIAHQIDSLELVEDLIVAGYGVGLLPLERPTSAGIKVVPLAGPTVIHTAYAVTRKGRTNWPPLRAVLDRLRPGDGPVPLPTWPRPEAVGTERH
- a CDS encoding tat pathway signal sequence; translated protein: MKLLRAALVATLLTGPALPAARAECTGACDAQQRVAAADAYLATRPGTVGYVLRDRKTGAVYRNSHAGDMVWTASTIKLGMVVDLFARQSAGLLRLTDNDIALMGKMLHTSDNDAADTLWTRYGGPDHTIFNNDFPHFGMTRVQPQRGFGDMFPYWGFQKSTTDDLDQMVNYMLTRLRPNETAWIVSAMQNVDPIQQWGVWGAGPNMAPGNKDGWSDEQGGWVTNTVGFAGPGQRFTLAVMNALNGAGGNADGQATTTRLSQILLADRQ
- a CDS encoding RDD family protein, coding for MTYGENYPTSGAYGAPTPVHPGDLLPRFFARFIDGLIVGVLAFFGAFSIGSMSDVMVTGLFSGLGTFLYFVLFEALAGATPGKMVLGLSVRGPHGMAKPDFKQSAIRNSFTLLPIIPWVGGLLAFIAYIFIAVTISSSPCKQGRHDELAGGTQVVKK